A segment of the Solanum lycopersicum chromosome 9, SLM_r2.1 genome:
ATTAAGAATAGGTATATGAGAGCAATATTTGTCTAATATAATGGATTAAGTCTTCAAAAATCAAGTGCAGCAGATCATAACATCTGATCTGTGAACAGGTCATGCAGATTAAATCGTCAAGGGGGACTGTCAACATTCACAAAAGCATTTTGACCTGATAGCTCTCTCCCAACAACTGTTGTCATTTGCTCAGCATTGGTGCTTTCTCGAGGATACATGATCTCATTGCTACTGTTAGGCATTGCTTGTGATCCTCCGCAATCAGGTCCAATCATGTCTATCGTGTTTGGATCTTCGGAAAGTTCAACGAAATTCAGCATCCACGCTAATTATATCAAGCACGCTTGGTTTTGCTCTTGCTCTTCTGTTCCTTTTGTGGTTTGCTTCAATGcacttgaaatatttttgggCATGGGTAGCTACCTGCATTGGGGTTCTTGTTATCACACAATGCCTAGATATACTCTTCCAGTGACCTTTTCCATAATTACCTAAGCCTCGAAGAAATGACCTATAGCaggaaaaatagagaaataagtTATTATACGGGAAACAAGATGCAGGACAACATTTAGTTAAAAGTTTTACCCTCTCAAAGCCTTCTGTGTGCACTATGTAAAATCACAGAGAACAcacaaataaaacattaaaacataaaatgacCCGACTCCAAAAAAAATGAGAGCAAATAAAACCTCAAAACTGTACACAGAAAACCAACATGTGTTCCTCTTCTGTCCATGGAGTCCCTCTTCGCCATTCAATATATGCTCTCGTATTCTGGTTGCCATTTCTTTGCTTTTTTGGATAATTGGGTAATGGAACGTGTCCATAATCTATGGCACCGATATCTTCTAAGAGTATATTGTAGTGATCCTTGATATCATCAAGTGATTTCCCAGGAAGTGCTTCCTCCATCTCCGTGAAtagatttttataattaaagtagatCGCTAGGGTATTCTAAAAGATTTTATCCTCATCCCTAGTCTAGAAGGAGCTATTGCATGTCTGATGGattctcatttcttttatatctaCAAGGAAAGACTCAAGTATGAAATGGAAGTTCTTATAGAGGATTCGGTAAATGGATGAGTGccaatatatgaaaaaaaaaccaCCATAAATATTAGATATCATTAATAAGATCTTACGGACAATGTGTAAACAAAAAGAATCGCAACAAGGCATATATTCTTTTAAATCTGTTATGGATACTAAGAGAAGTAATGAGTTAACATATAAGTGAAAATGAAATAACTcttcaaattaatcaaattaacgaGTTTACTAAAACGAATAAACATGAAGATCCAAGTGGTATACTACCCACAAAAGTCCCCAGAGATACGAAACATGTCATGAAAACATCTACATTCTTTACCTTTTCGCTAGGATGGAAGGTCTTATAGTAAGAAAGAAgagtataaaaaaagaaattttttgtctcaagataggaaaataattttatcactgaaatatataattttgttcttGGTAGTGACGTTAAAATAAAAGATCTATGGCCCTGTACCAAATAACGGGAGAGAAATCATGTCAATCCAACACATGTattcaaaagaaatttaatacTTACAACTTTCTCTCCTGAAAAAGTAGAAACTTAACAAGATGAAGGTAAGCAGTATTATATACGATAGTATCATTTCGCATCCCTTTATAATCTACCCTAGAATCCAAGAGATAAGTCAGTCATTATGAAATTGTCAATAcagtttatataatattttcttgttaCTATTATACAACTTTAAATAGtaaatagaaaaggaaaaaccAAGAACGCTTGTCACGCAACCTAACCATTTAAAAACTAGGGAACATGCAATGACAAATTATATCCAGGACAacaaatcaaaaggaaattcatacacttttttcctttttttgagaAATACTCAATTCTCTTGCCATTAACATTCAACAAAGGAAAGCATTTCAAATATGTGTCCTTGACATAATTTTTCTCTCTTGTAAGACAATATAAACAAGACGAATCTTTTGATATTCAAGTTGATGACAGCAGCAGACCCACATTGTGTCTAGGGTGATCACCCGAACACCCTCCGCAAAAAAACACGATATATAAGGTAAATTTTCTGTATTTCTATAGATACAGATATTTTGAACCCccttaatatcaaataaaaatagattgcTCAATGGTAAGACACTTGAATATTAAGTTGCTTGCCCTAGGTTTGAATCCCTgcaacaacatttatttatttttctttatagtttcagtttatttttgttttaaaaaatcagtTATGTTTTTcaagcattttttattttaaaaacatgcaaaaagtgtggttttaaacccaaaaaaaattcaaaaggcCCATTTCAAAAGACTTTTGTACAcgtttctatttttatttttcgaaccTCCTGAAGGGAAATCCCGAGTCCGCCACTGGTTGAGGAGTATCACTTTGAATATGTTTAGAATCTACCTCAAAGCCAATATACAAATcaatcattttcttattttctgcAAATCAATGTTCATTTGAATAGAAGATTTGTAGAACAAACAATATATCAAGTGTAATTCGACAAGTAAGGTCTGGGGATAGTATAGTGTACgtagaccttacccctacctttggAGGTAGAGAGATTGTTTTCAATAGACCTTCAGGTCAAGGAAAAGCCTATTAAAGAAGATCAAAAAAGAGAATATTTGTGTAATACCACAATTAAAGTTTGGGATGGTAGAGTGTACATAGACCTCACCCCTACCTTGGGAGGTAGAGGGACTATTTCCAATAGACCCTCGgctgaagaaaaaatattaccAGCGCAATCTCATAAGTAAGTTTTGGGGAGGATAGATTGTACATCGACCTCACCCCAACCTTGGGAGGTAGAGAGCTATTCACAATAGACCCTCGGTTCAAGGAAAACCATATCAATGAATATCCAAAAAGGGAAGattttcataacaataacaacaaaccAACAAAGGAAAGTCGTAAAAGAGCTTAGTTTTTGCCTTTATTGAACtagtgatatatatatacataaattcaaCAGACCATCAACGTAGGGATAAGCATGTCAGAGCACTTTAAAAAAGAGAAGATTTGCATAACCGTGATAAcgaatcaaaaaataaatcttactttttcataaaattcatatcactataaattaaaattttcaagaaataaaagcATGCTAAAAAAATTATCGTCAAATATCGGCGCAAATGAGGTAGAACCTAATAATCACAAAGAACAATGAAAGAAACCTTTTTGATGAATCAAACAATGGTGATAAGCATCTATGTCTAGTATTCAACTAAAAGGGaaacacatacatatacatataaataatcaagaaaaagaaactaGAGAATTTTTGGCAGAGAATAATTTCACACCTTAAAATTGTCCTTAAAATAATCCTAAAGATTCTTGTGCTTGTTACTTCACCAAAATAATGAAATGTTTGTATCAGGGTTTTcataagtatttaaagagatAAACATATCAAGATTAACATAATTGGAAATTTTTTAACCGTTAGTTTAATACAAACGCAAAGTTTAAATGTGCTGAGTTGTTTTACCTAAGCTTcgaaaacccaaaaaaattctTGTGAGGTTTCGAGGGACATATTGTGGTAATGGATAATGTCAAAGAGGGGATGATCAAATTGATGAAAACGAAAAGCTtcccttctttattttttccccAAATTTGCAGACgccaatttttttcatatttgatggCCATGTGGGGTAAGATTTTCCCTAATAAAGACGACTTACTATCCACAGAGAGATAAGTTTGCCTTACAGATTCTTTTTTGAATACAATGTATAGATAGACAGTAGACCATACATTAGCAATTTGACTGGAAAACCAACAAACAAAATAAGTAAGATACGACAACCTAGAGATATTATGAAAAGTTAAGATAAGAAAAATTATTGGATAATTTATTTCTTGGTCAAACcaacttattttatcaaaaaaacatCCAGAGCATCATCACACAATCTCATAAGACTAGTCTCAACCTGATCCAAACCTATACAATTACAGTAATATAATTGGATATATTCCCTCTACTGAATTCCTATCTTTTTCAATCAACTTTGTGAAAACAAATGTTCTGTATTTTCAGGAGGGTCACCACATAACAAGCAAGATGTAAACAGTCTCTCCCTTGTGAACAGTCTTCTATGCATTGCAATTcaactaataaaaatttatcgtCAATAAATGTATCTTTTGTAGTAGTGCAAGTGGACTTCAAATAGCTTTATGTAACTTGAAGATCCTTTGATTAGgccttttatattttaaacaacCATCTAGATGTAATTGATAgaaaattggcattttttcgagcttattatttttactgtttttttacttatttcacTTTAGTGCTTCCTATTTTCTAACTAGACGTAGACAATTTTAGTTGCTCAACTTTCTGAAGTTAGTGGCTCCATTTATGGCTGTCAGTGGCCCCTTTAATGGTAGTTAGTGACACATATTCTTatttagttttaacatccacTTTGTAAGTGGCTACTAGATAGGAAATGATTATGTTTTTTCCTTGTATAAATTTAGACCTTCTGCAAATTAATACAAAGTTGGAGTTTCATATGttcactctatttttatttttcaaatcagtTCCTTGAGTATTTTGTTCTAAAAGTGGTTTTAGAGCCTCTAGTTGATCTTACAGGACCAAGAGGTTTTAACCTATAAAACAAATGACATCCAACAACCTACCTTTAAATCCACCATTCATTTTCAAATGTGAAAATTACCAAATCTACTCTGTGAAGATGCAAGTTTTTCTAGACGCCTATGAACCTTGGGAAACTATGAAGGAACATAAACCACTTGTTGCTCTACCAGCAAATCCTACCTTGGCTCATATAAAATCTAACAACGAAGAGCAAGCAAAGAAATCTTAAGTCAAGTCGCTTATGCAGAATGTTGTGGCAGGTTCTATGTTTTACGAAATCATGGTTTGGAAAAATGCAAAAGTGGCATGGCATAGGGTGAAAGAAGAATATAAAGGCAACGATAGAACAAGTCAAATGCAAGTGTTGAACCTGAAAAGAGAGTTTGAGTCCTTGAATATGTAGGATGATGAAACTACCAGTAACTATGCTGATCAAGTCTCCTTAATTGTTAATAGCATTAGACTTCTTGTTGAAGAATTTACAAACAAAAGAATTGTGGAGAATGTTCTTGTGACTCTTCCTGAGAGGTTTGAATATAAGATTTTCTCTCTTGAAGAATCGAAGGACTTGGGAAAACTTTCATTAGGTGAACTAATGAGTCCTTTTcaagaacaagagaaaagaaGGACTATGAGATGGGGAAAGTTCATTGAAGGAGCTTTCTATGTATAAAAGCAAAGAGGAAAGAAACAATTCAACTAAAAGAATAAGGGCAAGCATCATGGAGGAACCAATAGTGGAGATGTGAACCAGAAGTTCCCTCCATgcaaaattgtaaaagaaatacaCATCTGGAGAAGAAATGTTTGTGGAGAGTTAATGCTATATGCAAAAACTGGAAGCAGACAGGATATATATATCAAAGGTCTCTGGTGCTTTACAAGCATAAGTAGCAGAAGCTGCAGATGCACATGAAGAACAAATCTTTGCAGTTTCATACTTTTCAATCAATGAATCCTCTGATTCATGGCTTCTTGACATTGGTTGCACACATCACCTGTGCAATGAtgttgaaattttcaaattcctcgatgatacttataaatttaaagtaaaaatggGAAACGGTGAGACAGTAGAAACAAAAGGTAGAGGTACAGTGTCTACACTACAACAAGTTTTATTATTAGAGACAAATAATCTCgacattttaaaatcatattgcATCAATAAATATCTTGTGAGATGAAAAATAATTCGTTACTCAATCGTCACTAAATGCATGTCTAAAACACTACAAGGACGATTTAGTAATTCGTCAGTGAGTATTATATTAActaatgtaacaaccctcaaaatgaaataggacaaGCTAGAACGTATCATgagttatattaattaataaggtcttaaaataattaataatagtttAAGAAGTCACTTTGAAGAGTTTGAAAGCCAAATGTCGAAGAACGATCAAGACATCCGAAAACTAGACTTGTGTGTCAGCTAGTGTATCCTTGTTTTTTGTGAATGTTTTTAGGCGTTTTATGAATTCTAAAATCAGTGGGGATGACTCTAGCACCTAGAGGGACATACCTAGGGTCAAAGCATCCGGGAACGACATTGGCGGtgaaaaaaaagtatttcataactttcaatgataaatgcattaaaaatgactatgtctatttgttggatggtaaggatgaagcaatagagaTGTCTAGAGAAATAtaatatcgaagttgaaaatcagttggaaaaaagataagaagtgataagaatgtgcataaatatgtttggaaagtggaATCGTCTATCAAACTGCTGCcttattcacctcaatctagtGAAAACCTGAacattgaaagaaatgatggatgcattatttataagttcgtGTTTTCCACAAAACTCGTTTGGAGGAATAATCCTTATCGCAAAGAGGAGAATGtgcttaataaagagattcagaggtGTAGTAAATGTCAAAGGACATCTACTTctttcgaatatgattttgtaaaatgTCTTATGTCTTTTGTAAACTCATCCTTTTTGACAGATAATGTCAATAGCGAGATTGGTTCAATCTTGAACAATCCTATTtgaagttggttgatcttcTTCCAGGAAATAAgcctttgggttcaaagtgaatcctcaaaaggaaaataaaaggcAATGGAACTGtttacaaatataaagcaagactttatatcaaaggttttagacaaacTCGCCAGTAACTAGAATTATATTCATTTGGATATTAATTGTGTTAGctgtggtatatgacctccaaattcatcaaatgaatgggAAGAATAATCTCTTAAACGGTGATTTCAAGGAAGAAATTTTATATGGAACATCCTGAGGGTTTTGTGGTTCCtggtaaataaataaaatactgaGAACTTGTTTAGTCAcattatggactaaaacaagcacccaAATATGACATAAGAAATTTGACTAAACCATGTTGggaaattgatttaaaaatgatggaagtgataaatgtgttcacattaaaatcacaaggtcattatttgtttgtatatttgtgATAATTTGATCATCGATAGAGATGCTAATAACATAAATGATGCTAAACGTACCCTAGAAAGAAAGTTTGGAATGATAAATCTTAGAGTTTCTAATACGATCTCAGGTATAAGAATCCatagaactccataatgtttagcattttcacgcTCTCATTGTATTAAAAAGGCACttgactagttcaaatatttggacttcaatattgtcaagtctcCATTAAATGTGAgatttgcatttcaaaagagtgaaagcgaaagtgactcacaattatATTGTTATACAGTATTGGGAAGTATGATGTATATCACGAAATGTACGCGATTAGATATAAAATTTGCTATTAATGAACTGAGTTGGTTCATGAGTAATACCAATCGAACTCAATAGATGACAATGAAAATAGTTTtgcaataattaataaatacttaAATCCATGTCTTGtattataacaatattcaaCAGTATTGAAAGGATATAATGATGCAAATTCGATTACCAGACAAATGCGgtaaaattcacgagtggataTGCAATACTCTTGGTAGAGGACAAGTCTCTTGGAAATATTCTAAAAAGACATAtatcgctagctctacaatgatctcTTTGCTAGGTGCTCAagataaggtcggtgaataagttcAAAGACTCtgaaatttcttgatagatattcttttttggcccaaaccattggcattagtatgcatacactttaaTAGTGAGGATGCAATAAGTAGGGTATGGAACATGATGTATAACTGAAAGTCTCATCACATAGGACATATACTTACACCGTTAGAAAattactctctagtggaattatcagaattgaTTGTTGACACAAAATTTTTACCCTCGATGATATGAATTAATTAACAAGcttttagattttaaattattcgaaataataagatttataaattttaaatgttttaagttattttaaattaatctcatcactcattatgttttttagttAATATATACGATTTGCGTAATTATATATACGATTAGcgtattttaatgtttattcGAAAATtgcctcaaaaatattttacttcatttaaatattttactaattagtTCGGTTATATGATAGTCTATGTTTTAAATTGTTTAGTTTGTAattaaatttagttattttatttcgtcaaaattaagaagctcattaatttatttttattgattcattttatttaacctTTAGTCGAATTCTTCGTCTAGATTCGATCAGATTACAATCTAAAATTAGTTTaactttgataatttatttCAGCCATTTAAAGGGACAAATTTGGACCATTTAACCCATTCCAATTAAATTACAGCagctcattaacaaaataaccCAGAAACTCACTCTTCTTATTTTCTAACCCAATTACATTTTCCAGATCAAATCCAGCCCATTTCCTTTCCAGTAGACCAGACCCAACCCAATACCCTTCCcttcaaaacaaacaaacaataataataataataataataaaaaggatACCTTAAAATCCTCCAACGTCTATAGCAAGCAGGAATGCAGACGCGTGAAGGAACGACAACCAACAACGTTCCCCAACGGCTCCCAGAAAGCGACAGTAGCGTGCGTCAAAGCTAACGGGGTGAGAAACGCGTGTCTACGTTCCGTCTCATCTTCTTCCTCACTGCAACAGTATTACAAGGCAGCAAAAGCCTGAGGTAGTTGTGTCTCGTCCTTGCGCCTTATGATCATGCCATGCCAAGCGCAAGGACGTTAGGAAGTGAATCCAGTCCGTCCAACACCGCTCTTGCCTGGATTTTGCAGGTTTTGGTTTGAAAATTCATCCAAGACCCAACTGTTCTTTGGTCCAAGAGGATTTTGAATTGATCTTTTTATTTGGGGGAATTCCATTTTGGCCCTTTTCCCTCAAAAACTAAATCCTAGTTTTCGATATTGTTATTTgcaattttgatgatttgacaaacttagggaccttgtaaaggtaccaggtttcTTAGTTGAGCGTTTGAAGATGAAACAAACACAGGGACCTtgtagaggtaccaggctctcattGTAACGAGCCAGTTGACTGCCAGCTagagacggtacagaaagtaggtgcacacttcccgatggcgtcagaaagtgagacttctccaaccaatggtaaagagtttaaggaaagtgacttgtccatataaaaggcactttgcTAAACATCTTTGGTAGTTTTTACAACTTGAGATAGAACTTTTCAAGAACATTTGCAAATGCTGCTAGTTAACAAAAGgtagaattattccaagaacagcAGTAATCTCTGGAGCTTTTAGTGTAACTGTTTAGGaatatattctcttgttcttatatTGTAAACTATTCCTGAAACTATAGAGGAATCACTGGGTAATGTtagaagtctaggttgtccaagtgggatagcttagtgggtagattgttttctacttaggcttgttaagcaatagaggCTATTGCTTAAACGTAAGATTAAAAACTTCTTCTCACATTTGTTGTAATcgtgttgtacttttgattttgaagattagtgaaaatgattgaaaattctATGAGaaaggtcgtggttttactcccttaagcaaggaggtttccacgtaaaatcattgtgttgattttactgcatttaactttttGGGTATATTCATTAttgtagtaagggacctggtccatttttctgttaagtgaaggcatatattctatcaagtggtatcagagccaggttctctctatttggttaacaccaaggaagTGATATTTGTTCTAGAATGTTTGCTCCACTTAATCTCGAAGAAGGTCAGTCGTCAACAAGACCTCCCCATTTCAATGGACATTTctacagttggtggaaagttagaacGTTTTATTACCTCATGGCTGAAGACAGCGAGTTATGGGATATTGTACTTGATGAACCATTTATTCCAATGATGGAAGAAAAGGATGGAGAGAAAACTAGTCTTGTTCCAAAGCCTAGACAGAAATACGACGAAGCTGATAGAAAAAAGATCGAAAAGGGCTATAAAGCAAAAACTCTTCTTGTCTGTCggataggacctgatgagttCAACAGGGTGTCAGCTTGTGAGTCTGCTAAGGAAATTTGGGATTGTTTGAATACTGCTcatgaaggaactgaacaagtcaaaAAATCAAAGATTGACATGCTTACCTCTCGATAtgagaacttcaaaatgaaagaaGGAGAAACAATTCATGACATGTTTACAAAATTGTCTTCCATTAGAAATGAGCTGTGAAGTCTTggtgaacctataagcatgaGCAAACAAGTCAAAAAAGTACTTTGAATTCTTCCAAAATCTTGGGAAAGCAAGGTTGATGCCATCACAAAAGCCAAAGATTTGAAAGTGCTGACTATGGATGCTTTGATTGGAAATCTGAAGAAACATGAGATGAATCGAAATTACGATTCATCAATGAAGGAAGCTAAAAAGGATAAGTCATTGATGCTGAAGTACAAATCAGATGAAGATTCCAGTGATGATGATATCGCATATCTCATCAacagatttcaaaaaattgtgagaaaaaacaatgtttttaaaagaggaacaaatggtTCTCGAAATGCTACTCAAGGTGATACAtgctacaagtgtggaaaagcTGGGCACTTTATCAGAGAGTGTCCTCTGctcaagaatgaaaacaaggAACATCAAAAACCAACAAGTTACAAAGAGAagagaagggacctggtactcgGTAAGAGAGATCGAAAAGCTGCTGCAGATTTGGTGGTCAAAAAGGCTCTTGCTGCGTGGGGGGATTcttcaagtgattcagaagatcCTGATGAACCAAATGATGTGTCTATGGTGGCAGTACATGAGGAGGAAACCattttcaatgaaatgtttgctctcatggctcatacagaaaatgaagaagaggacgaccaggtaactcttcttgatatgaaaaatgacatggataattattctcttaaaaaattgagaacgtTGGCAAAAGTCATGATTGATTCTGTAATTGAGTTAACATCTGAAAGAGACACCATGAATGCTGAACTTGATAGTTTAActggaaaaaaaagttaaacttgaagagaaaatgtcaagAATAGTGTCTCTAGAGTCTTATAATTGTGAACTTAAGAACCAGTTGAATCAGATaactgaagaagctgaaaagaTAAATGGAATGAAAAATGGTTTACAagttgaaattcaagaaaaattgaaaaactctgaGAAAAATCTTGGTCTATCGTTGGAAAAAAGCAACAAATTAGAAAAGGATATTCTCAAATttaaggaagaacttgaaaaatctcttaagtggacaaaatcctcaaagttattgtcaaatgcaacaaatcagagtaatttcaataaggAAAGACTAGGAAGTTTGAACATCACTCCTCCTTATAATCCTCACAGCaagtatgtgtttgtgtctgACAATCTGCTTTGTCTTCATTGTGGTAAGAATGGGCATTTAAAGGGAGAGTGTGCTGGCTGGAGAAACTCCTATGAAAGACTCTCTAATTATGCTGAAAGGAAAAATTCACCAAAAGAGAGACCTGGTCCTCCAAAGCATGTTTCAACTCatagattttcaaagaaaaaatctgtCACTACTCCAATGTCCTTTGTTAGAAATCTTCAAAATCTACCCTATTGGACTAAATACAATCTAATCACTCCTTTGTTTGCCTTCTGGGAACTCAAATggaaatgggttcccaagctaAACAACTGATTCTtggtgcaggtgagtgagaggagcaacagtcaatgttggtatatggacagtggatgctctaaacatatgactggtgatgtaaaagatttcctctcactcaagacacttcaaggaggaggtgtctcttttggtgatggaaataaggggtacattttgggagttggcaaagtGGGAAAATCTCTTGGAGATTCAATCGACAATGTGTATCATGTGGACGGGTTGAAGTATAGTTTGTTGAGTGTGTCTCAAATCTGTGACAAAGGAAATGAAGTCAAATTTACTTCTGAGAAGTGCACTGTGGTGAGTCTAACTACAAAGATGGTAATTCTCACTGCTcacagaagtaaaaatatgtatgtggccAACTTAGAAACGTCTCATGGAGATGACCTAACATGTCTTAGCGCTCAGAATGAGAATGCTGATCTTTGGCATCATAGGATGGGGCATGTAAGCTCATCTTTATTGAACAAACTGATTTCTAAGGACCTCGTCCGAGGTCTACCAAAGCtgaagtttgctgaaaataaaatctGTGAAGTTTGtgttaaaggaaaacaaatcagaTCATCCTTTAAGCCTAAAAAACAAGTAAGATCATCAAGAACACTAAAGCTGCTTCACATGGACTTGTGTGGACCCCTGAAGGTTCAAAGCAGAAATGGTAAGAAGTAcattttggtgattgttgatgatTACTCGAGATATACATGGACAAGATTCTTGAAATCAAAGGCAGAAACAGCTGAAGAGTTGGTagtgtttttcaaaatgattcaaaccaaattgaatcaagtCATT
Coding sequences within it:
- the LOC138338438 gene encoding uncharacterized protein, with product MFAPLNLEEGQSSTRPPHFNGHFYSWWKVRTFYYLMAEDSELWDIVLDEPFIPMMEEKDGEKTSLVPKPRQKYDEADRKKIEKGYKAKTLLVCRIGPDEFNRVSACESAKEIWDCLNTAHEGTEQVKKSKIDMLTSRYENFKMKEGETIHDMFTKLSSIRNEL
- the LOC138338439 gene encoding uncharacterized protein, with the protein product MDALIGNLKKHEMNRNYDSSMKEAKKDKSLMLKYKSDEDSSDDDIAYLINRFQKIVRKNNVFKRGTNGSRNATQGDTCYKCGKAGHFIRECPLLKNENKEHQKPTSYKEKRRDLVLGKRDRKAAADLVVKKALAAWGDSSSDSEDPDEPNDVSMVAVHEEETIFNEMFALMAHTENEEEDDQVTLLDMKNDMDNYSLKKLRTLAKVMIDSVIELTSERDTMNAELDSLTGKKS